The genomic region ATTTTCATAACTATTTTGTGATGCATTTGTCACTGGTGTCACAATCCTTGCCGATAACAACCAAACCTTCACACACCAAATTACGGAACTAACGTgccgccagttccgttttttccgtaagtagaatagggaaggcgtaggacatacagcgtaagcgttttgaagaatacggaaaacGGAAGCACGTGCGAGGTGAtcgtttgtgtttataaagcatatacagttgtatttttttcgaaaatggccgatggtttctctagataagactcttattcctcgtctggtatcatttaaagctctttgaagctgcactgaaactgtaattttaggtaactatatggagaaaaatcctgtaatgttttcatcaaaccttcaaccttcatttcttttcgactgaagaagaaagacatgaacatcttggatgacatggaggagaggaaattatcaggaaaagtttatttgaaagtgaactaatcctttaaagtgacagaaaCTGAACTGCTGCTTTCTGCGTCatgaatgttaatcaaacaacaaaagacaaagagaaacatcacttttgtagttttaagacagattaattatgtttaattcatacagtgagACTATGTATTATTTTACACTATGTGTTATTACATacagtattattttacatttgattattcattttctttacctgaatactgttagacttacctggaaaatataaagcactatttatttaatttgtatctttgttttattatatttatctgtgcttgtaatttgttcattaattTCTATGTGTATTCACTCACCTACAAAATTACcccaatcattttttttttatatcacaatatatattgcagaaaaacaaaatattgcaatgtaacttttttccagtatcgtccagccctagtcTCTACCATGGTAATGTTTACAGTATCGCATTGCACACATATTGTAatgtaaaatgctgtatttgatGCCATCTGCCTCTCGTCTTCTGTATCTCTGATCAGTCTGATATTACAGGCATTGACTTTCTTTTCCTTGTACACATCCTGCTCTATGTTTACAGATTTCAAATCCATCTATATCCgtacctctctctctctcacacacacacacacactttgaaaattGTGGTTACCATCTAAGATAAATTgattataatgtaaaaaaaaaaaaaaaaaaaaaaaaaaaattacacctTTAACCCTTTTAACCCCACAACAAAATCCCCAGTGTTTAATGAACACTTGTATGTGTCCACACTACAGATTGTTAGAGTAatactgaagcagtgttaatgagataattaagtgattatttAAGTGACGATTGAGaagtagtgatgaacacctgctgttaacaagcagaatcactgaaggaaagagaaataagagaaGAGctacaagaactacaactgactttcagccacagccttagatgaaatcaccTGAAGATAAATGGGAGAATTTTGGAGCAGGCAGGAGTTTGTTGAAGATTGGTCAGAATTTGTGGGAGAACAAggggaaaaaacatttaattcaaatggTGAAAATGGTGGAATATTTTATCTGCTGGAAATTGTAAACATGTTATGCATCTGACTTAGAATGAGTGCtggaatcagaggaaaatgtGCCCTGATCAATGTTCAGACTCTCCTCTTTCTATGTGTCATTAAAGaaaaggaagaagaagaagagtttGGGGCCAAGCACTGAAGGCACTGCAAAAACAGCAAACACCACATGGAAAATTCATGAAATCTAAGGCACATTATGAGAGAgaccacatttacatttacattcaaaataataaacatgatGGATTTAATCGAAACTACAAAATGTAGCTCTAAACTAAATCACCCAGATTCAGTGAGATTTACTGAATAGATAAAATACAATACACTGCATATATAATTTGCATTGAGGATGACAGAtgccttttttatttgtatCCAAAATGTGGGTGTTCATTAAGTAAATTTCTTCTGTGACACAGAGGAGGAGCATGAAAATCTGACAGATATATAAAGAGTGTCTGTCAGACTCAACAACACAAACGGTGAGTTACTGCTTTACTCGTCACTTACCTTAGAAAACATTCAGACATTTATACAactttaagaatttttttttgtctagatTAAACAGATCTCTGCTGTGATCTACTGAGGAGAGACTGAGAAGATGACAGTAAGTTCATCAACAACATTTCTAGAGATGGTTTTCAGTGTGATGTtcatatatttctctctctgtctcgtGTAGTTGATGGTGTTTCTAGCAGTTCTTCTCTCTGTTGTTCTGGTGAGCGGATGCAGTACTGATGAAAGCACGCCGGTCGACTGTTCTGACCTTTATAAAGCAGGACAAACAGTCAGTGGGATTTACTCCATCTATCCAGCAGGTGGCTTTCCTGTCTGGGTTTACTGTGACATGATCTCAGATGGGAAAGATGAAGATAAAGGAGGATGGACGGTACGAATGTGACTGTATATCATTAAACACACATCAGAACATACATTATGAATCATATCTTCTATATAAACCCATCACAGGTGTTTCAGAGGAGAATGGACGGCAGTGTGAATTTCTATCGGCCGTGGAATCAGTACAAGAGAGGATTTGGGAATGTGGAGAGCGAATACTGGCTGGGTAAGATCTCACAGTGAGTGTCCGTTTGTGTGGATGATCATGTGTTTGGTTGAACATGttcttcatgtgtgtgtgtgaacagggCTGGAGAACATGTACCAGCTGTCACGTAACAGGAAGTACATGCTGAGAGTGGATCTGGAGGACTTCACcggaaaaaaagtttttgctcAGTACTCGTCCTTCTCTGTGGATTGTGAAACTGACGGGTATAAACTGCTTGTTTCAGGGTTCAAGGATGGAGGAGCAGGTATAGGACACTTTCattcatattaaaaaaattcacactCACTTCAGAAAATGTGCCCCTGATGTCCTCAATGATGCTCTTCTTCTCTGCAGGTGACTCTTTGACCTACCACAATGGTATGAAGTTCTCCACCTTTGACAAAGACCAAGACACCTCAGAAGGTAACTGTGCAAAAAGGTTTCTCGGGGCATTTTGGTACGCAGCCTGTCACCATGCAAACCCCAACGGTGTGTATTTATGGGGAGAAGATCCCACCATTTTCGCCATTGGAGATGTTTGGTACCACTATAAGAGCAATTACGCTGTTGGTTTGAAATCCATCAGCATGAAGATCAAACGTGTGTCTTAGACCTTTGAAGAAACAttacagtgtttctcagaaacaAAATCAAATTAAGGTTTTGGGTTTCTCTTCTTCTGTTAACTCTGTAACTTAGTAAATCATGGTATATATTGTAACAGGATATATGGCTGTTGTTTTGTGTAATCTCATTAattattttcttcttctttgtttTGGGTCACTTTAAATCTACAACTGAA from Megalobrama amblycephala isolate DHTTF-2021 linkage group LG7, ASM1881202v1, whole genome shotgun sequence harbors:
- the LOC125271160 gene encoding microfibril-associated glycoprotein 4-like, which encodes MTLMVFLAVLLSVVLVSGCSTDESTPVDCSDLYKAGQTVSGIYSIYPAGGFPVWVYCDMISDGKDEDKGGWTVFQRRMDGSVNFYRPWNQYKRGFGNVESEYWLGLENMYQLSRNRKYMLRVDLEDFTGKKVFAQYSSFSVDCETDGYKLLVSGFKDGGAGDSLTYHNGMKFSTFDKDQDTSEGNCAKRFLGAFWYAACHHANPNGVYLWGEDPTIFAIGDVWYHYKSNYAVGLKSISMKIKRVS